A region of the Labeo rohita strain BAU-BD-2019 chromosome 5, IGBB_LRoh.1.0, whole genome shotgun sequence genome:
CTGTGGAATTAACTAATGAGTAACTATCACCACCAGTCTGTGCAACTGATGAGCTGTTGATCAGTGGAAAAGGTGGAGGGCTCGTCGAAACTCTCCGGCAATGCTTTAGAACGTTGGGCAAACGGAGCTGTGCGTCTGACGCTACGGCCTGCAGTTTGGTTTCTCGAAGGAAGCAGAATTACGATCGGCTAGCCTGCCAGAGTTCACCTCGCAGCGAAGATGAAGGCTGAAGGTCGACAGTCGTTACGGTAGCATCCTCCGGCCTTCGCGTGAGTTCAGACAGGTTACAAAAGCTGTGTCGTTTTAGTCTCTCGTTCACTACCTCAACCGCACCTCTGCTGCCAGTCTGACGCAAACAGGGATTAACTGCGACGTGAACGAGGTGGCATCTGTAATGCACCCAAGACTTTGCTGCACTGCATACAAACTGGAAATCTTTCTCCTTCTTCACAAACATGAGGTATGACAACCTGAGCTCCTTTCAAACGAAACAGGCACAGACATTGCCTGGCTCCTCCAatcagaggaagaggaggagttAAGAGGTACATCTGTCTAAACAGGTCCaattatttttcaagttcagGATTCTAAGGACTTCAATTCCTTGGTAGTGTGTCCAAAGGTTTTCTGTAGTAAGAGTTAAAAGTCAATGAGACGAAACagacagctttttttttacgatCCTACCGTTGTGTCTCTGCTCTGGCGGGATCTTTTGAATATCCGCCCGCTCTCAGTCTCGTGAGCAAATCGCAAAACGCCCCCGGTAGTTCACGAGGGCTCAGAGAAACTCTCCCATAAATACTAAAATCAGTAGATATGACAACAAAATCTcttcaaatgtgttttcttaTAGCACCAAAGTGGGATCCTGTGACTAAACTGCacttgtatgtatgtgtattacATTCCAGTTCTCTAATGCTGAGTATCTGAATGTTGACGTATGATGTCcgcctctgtctgtctgtggcTGAGGGTTAGTCATCTACTCTCGACAGCATCTCAATTTGATACtctatttacatataaaaaaccCCAACAATATCAGGAAGTCTTTATACATTCAGGTCAACCTGGAATCACAGGTTTGAGGAAATCTAAAAGAGACTGACCGTAATGGTGAATCACAGATATATTAGTAATGTAATGCAGATTGAAATCTTTCAGCAGGTGTTTGAGATTAAGTCTCGGTCGAAAAACAATAAGGGGGGGGGGGACCGAGATTACCTATGGAGAATGTTTCATAGGTATATTCCTTTTCACTTACAGGCCTACACTACAGTTGCGGAGACTGAATTGACTGATATCAAAAAAGGGGGCTGTTTCAAACTCCAATCTCCTTGCTCAGGGCGTGGACTAGGTATGAACTAAACTGTGAGGGTTCTGCAATGGAAGCCAAAAATTGAACATAGAATCCAAAAGACCCTGGCTAAGAGAGAGGAAGCGAGGTTTGATCTCCTCCTCCTCTGAGTGCCCCAGGGCACGATACTCGGACCTACACGACGTaacacaactttaaaaatacagcagaatTTCAGTCACAAAATATCACATTTCTCCCCAAACAGATTATCTATCCACAGGTCCATCAGATCTTTTGTCGTTTGTTTTGTAATCGtccttattttgtgtttaaatatttggACATGTTTCTCGCTCCAACCCATCCCGTTCTCCCTcgatttcattcattcagtcatctATGCATTCTCTCTGGTCTCCTTCACTTTCGTCGTTCCCCTCCCCACTCCTGTCCATCCCTAGCCCACCTTCTGAGGGTTGGTGGCACGGACGCCTTGCTCGTACGTGATTCGCTGGCTGATGAGATACTGGGCGGCCTGCGTCGCTGCCGGCGACCCTGTGATGGTCACCTTGCGATTGCGTGTGCCTGGAATGAACTCTCCCTTTTTGGAGATCTGAATTCGCGCCCCCGTCAGCTCCTGATACTCCACGAGAGTCTTGCCGCCTTTTCCCAAGATGGCGCCGACCAAGTTCTCCGGCACAGCGATCTCCACCACCTCCTTTCCACCTTCTGCCAGCTTCTCCGTGCCCAGCAGAGATGATGCCACCAGCGGGGATGAGGGATTAAGGTAACCATTAGACGCTCCTGTGGCGGCCGCTAGGGAGCCCAGCGAGAAGCCCCCTAAGCTAGGTGCGGCAGGGTGACCGCCCCCTCCAGAGGCCTCGCTGGCATATGTAGCAAGCAGATTGGCGGCGGCCGCAGCCGCCGGGTTGGCGCTGGCCGCAACGGCAGCGAGCACCCCGGACGCAGCGGCCGGGTTGAGGCCGAGCCCCAGTGTATTGGTATTATAGCCATAACTGGCCAGAGTGTTCAGAGCAGATGTAATGGCAAGCAGATCATTACCGGAAAGACTCGACATGGCCGCAGGGAACCCACCCATGCCCGCGAGACCCGCTTGGCCGAGGAGCGTGGAGGCTGTAGCTGCCGCTGCGGCGTTGGGTAACACCTCTGTGGAGTTGGCGAAGGGGGATCCGGTGGGGTTGGAGTTGGCCACGGGGCCAGTGATGTTGGAGTAACTGATATTGAGACAGCTACTGCTCTGTGGGTCCTCCTGGATCTTCTGAACAATGATCTCCACGGCCTTGCGGTTTTGCTCCGGCTCCCCGCTCACTGTCACGACACGCTCCTGCAGATTGATGCCCTCAGGCTTCTGAGAAAGCTGTACCCAGGCTCCCGACTGCTCCATCACAGCCTTAACTGTTGCCCCACCCTTACCGATGATGAGTCCTGCTGTGCTGTTGGGCACGATCAGTTTAGCCTGTGGAGGAGGGGGAGTGTCACTTTGATTGAGGAACAGAATTACATGCATGAGACTGCACACAGCCCCAAAAATAGATGCTGCAATAAGCTCAAGTGCGTCTGTGCTGGTCATGTAGATGTTTGTTTTCTGTCCACTCTTATATAGTAAAAAATGGTCATTACATATTTAAAGTGAGCTGCATTTACAATATGTAACCCTGTATGCTCATACATGTTTAAGAGTGTATAATactctgtgagtgtgtgtgtgtgtgactgcgTAAGGTCTGGCTCTTAAGTCAGTGCTTATATCAGCCATTTGTTGATCCCCGGTCTTACATTGCAgctgctctctctctcactccctcTCTGTTTCTCATTCTGCAAGGATCAAGCAGGTAAAAATAACCCACTGCTCTCACACTTTGCTGCCCCTCTCAGCCACTCTTTCCCTGGGGAACAACCACCAGCCTGCCCTGCCCTCTGCCTCCTCTGGGCTAGTATATTTGCCTGTCTTCAGTGTTGCTTATCACTGTCAGATAGCTGACAATAAgtatgtttacatgcactttcGAAATTGATTTCAGTAAGACTAAGGCAATAATTCACATTTCTAAAATGTCATGTAAACGCTTATGCACTATGCACAACTCAATTATACTCAGTACTCATTtatatgcatgtaaatgtaCTGATTGTCTGTGCTGTCATTCCATAAGCAAActaatcaaaatattacaaatattatgaaCCAAGATCTGGTTTAGGAGAATAATtaatttgcatgtttaattctaaaaaaatgcaaagtCTCATTATGTTTAACTCTATatcatacatttaataactaagAACTTTTACATCTGTACATCTGCATTTGGTGTGGTGTAGTAGTAGATTAACCTCATGAACGAACCTGTTTAACACGGTCAGGGTTAACAGTAGTCTGTGGCTGGAGAATGCTGACTGGTTCGGTCTTCTGACTGCTCTGAGGCATCTCGCGAACTTTTTCAGCGATGAAGTTATGAACTCCATTCAGAGCTTCCACCGTACCCTGAATCAAACAAACACGCTCTGTTGTAcctgaccaaacacacacaaaagaacaaACATAATGTTAGCACACAGATAAAATATATcacatatgtaaaatatgtaaacatgtaaaattaaattatttataatgtatcaGTAAAtgcagtcaaaccaaaaattattcagacaccagatagaatttttgatattttttattagtggGTACAGGACACTGTAGGTTATTTAtataagtgaggatagcaaaataaactgtgacatattatacctaaaaaatctttatacagtggactaccaatAAAAATCTGAgaccaaaaattattctgacattttgacctgaccatgttttgcttaagtgtttttctttaattgctagtGCAActtttttacaccacagactgaacaaaattaagcatttcttggtaattggtcaacaagTATTGATAGTTGCGTAAAAATGGTCATAataacagttgtctgaatttttggttgattgtaatccattacgtacctttctatcaaagttatctgacattatcaagatgaatttgttctgacacagacACTCTGAGTTGTTGTCATATTAccattttattaccattttctaaactatagcaaataaactgtgataatgtgagaaatgttgaaggtgtctgaataaattttggtttggcTATGTACATTACGCTATCTACCaacaaagtttggggtctgtatgatattctaatgtttttaaaataagtctcttatgcgcATCAAGGCTACAttcatttgatgaaaaatacagtaaaataagcagttgtataaaatattattacaattttgctgtcaaacgattaattattattaatcgcatccaaaataaaagttcatgcggtgtatatttattatgtatatataaatacactcacatacagtacatattttcatatattcatgtaatttatattatatataaatatatttaatatgtaaacataacatatttttaatatatccatgcatgtgggtgtatttatatacccataataaatgttatgttatctaaagaaaaacttttattttgaattcgattaatcatgattaatcatttgacagcactaagaataactattttctatttgaatgtattttaaattattaaaatttaaattgcgGCAGCCaatattccagtcttcagtgtcgaaagatacttcagaaatcattctaatatgctgatttggtgagCATTTTCTCTTATTATCAAgactgaaaacagttgtgctgcttattttgttttttcaggtttcttggatgaatataaaattcatcctttgaagagtagtgtatatgtattatacACAAGTAGTTTATATGTAATATGAATGTAATATATCAATACAATACGCATACATTTATGTTAGTAAAGCAGATATATTACAGATATTTAGttgtatataaattacatttctgaatctggcagacacttttatccaaagctgTATTCAAGGTGtacattttatcatttcatgAATTTCCTGGAAGctaaacccatgaccttggagCTGTAAATACCATGCTGTACTGTTTGAGCTATATTTCATAAGGTCATGGAAACGcacattacattttcaaaaaagctATTTCTCCTTTTAGTATAAATGTTTCTATCAGAAAGAATAAAAGGGCTGTTGTAATACAAggggtaaaaaaacaaacagatgaaCTTGGCTGTCATGATGTAATTCATTCTGAATGCACAGAATTTTGAACCTGTCCTCTCAAACCATATCACTCCCATGGGACAGGCCACGTAAATGtccaggacacacacacacaatcgaCTAATCTCTGCTATATCACTGTCCTGAAGCGCTTGACCTGCCTGGAATACTGCTGTAACTGTGAGAACCCAAAAAGCCCACGCTGGACCGGAGCTGTTTGACTATGACCAGCAAAATCTACAACAAATTATTGTTCTGTGTATTGCGTCGACCTGAATTCAAGTTAGGATTTGTTCAGTCTTGTGGTGGAAAGTATCATTCAATGTCCTAAATATACTGTCATGATCATCTTCCATTTCATTTTAGGGAGAGAGATGTGGGAAGCGAAGGCATGCAGGTTGTTggtagtgtgtgtttgtttccgGGCAACAGTGCAGAGATATAACCgcacatgtgtgtgtttgctccAGCGCACATGCATACTTGACCAAGTGTTTGTTCCTCggctgtgttttctttttttttaaactagattGAATATCACACACTTACTCGTatcttaaacacacacaccaaagcCACAAATTCCCCTTAGTTTCAACATTTGCTTTTCTAGATGTCGAACttacaaataaaacatgctCCAATAAAGTGCGcacaagagtgtgtgtgtgttaatttcaGTCCTTCTCTTGTTCAGGAGGTGTGGTTTGCGGTGAGGGTCTGCGGTTAAATACGTTTTAAGAAAAGACTAAATTGTAATTTACATGTGTGACAggctagtgtgtgtgtgtggtaaaaCACACGCTGGCTGGAGTAAAACCGCTCAGCTGTAGGTGAATTCTTTTTATAGCTCTCTTGCGAGCCAGAGAGTTTAAATGTTTCCCTTTCACCGTCTCATGAGATAAATGAGGTCTGGAAGAGAAGCAGCTATTATATCAGAGACCAGAATGATTGAGGATGTGCTGGTGTTTGTGCCAGAGCAGCACTGCTTGTTGTACTCAGGGTTTGGCAAATTTCAgaatcaaaaaattaaattcctCTTAAATTATGAGTTGGAATTTGAACTGAATTAAGCTGGTCACGGCACACAGGAAGttacatttgaatttgaacTGAAATGACAGGaagagtcatttatttatttatttttttaagttcataAAGGTAAAATGACTGTTCTTCCACCTTGGTTtagtaaatataacaaatatataactatatatataaagtataatatattgtctgtctatcaatctatctatctatctatggcgCATAAAAACGCTCAAAGCTAAAACAaagcaacaaattaaaaaaaatatatatatatatatattttttttttcattcaaaaggtctaaaaaaaattttgtcaACATGCAAACTTGCTTTTTATAACAGTTATAACAGTTATATCAGTTGTATGAATTTTGTGGCAAAGAACCTGAATTCAAATTGCAATtttgcatcctgtttgctacctcaattcaaatttaggatttattttaaattcaggaCGGTTCTTAATTTTGAATAGTGCACAACCCTGGTTGTAGTATATATACATTGTGTGTTACTATGATGTTGTGCTGTCAGGATacacacactgaaaataaattttcagcttcattgaaatctgtaaaatatttaaaaaatgctggaatgATGAAAGGTAAATTTGCAGGATAATAAAACTGCGCAAGCGAGAAGACGAGCaagaatgtgtgtttgtgtgtgttagtACGGCAAGCAAGGGTGAAAGGCAGAACAGGTGGTCTCAGGATAGGTTTAGTTGTAACGGGTGTgtttaatgaatgaaaacattgcTATTCACAGACAAATTATACTCGCAATATTCAGCTGTACGCTTCACAGCtgcgacacacacacacacactttctctctctctttctcacataTTTTCTCTCCCTATGGGCACATTTTCCACTGTCATTCTCTGccgattttattttttcacgCTACAACATAAAGCAGCTTCTTAATGGCACATGGTGGAAAAGATACTATAGTCAATGACACAAACAGGCCAACATCTGTAAATGGCCTCATTCACATTAATCTACCATGGTGTAGCTCTGAGGCCTCCGTCAGACCTTCGGCATAATATTCAGAAAACTTACAAGCTTGCTTTCTAGTATTCTAGATTTTTCAGCTTACAAAAATCTACtcgtgtaaaaaaaaatgttatcagTGGGAGTGACGATTGCACAAAAAACGTGTAAATGTAAAACTCTTTTATCCTTAAttcctaaaaataaagactccaattattactaaaaacattgattccaccagtgttgggaaggttaatttgcaaatttaataggttacagattacaaggtACCctatctaaaatgtaataagcagtgtaactatttcaattactttattaaagtaatgtaactgatcacaattaattacttttcaattaattctctacatttctaatgttttcaACTATTactcattttcaaacatttaaagcatgCAGActtccttcatcacttgaattaagattatattaatttaattttaaagcacagccaccactaaatcagactttagcacatCTTTTTACTTtaagatcattctgaggttaaatacagttttagctatggtactgtttttgaaatcaaatcttccatagttatgacaggaaacactggcatctaacaatggctttggaaaaaacagttaatcttaAAAAGTATAGCACAGGCCTACACATAAAcccaaacaggaaataaaaccGTTATTGAATAATCGtatcctattctgtgtcctaaactcctgaaacattggtctcatattttagagcagttgATGCAATTCATGAAAGAAATCAATTAAATCcgtatgtgggtgtgtgtgtgtgtggggggaatcagatgtaaccccctttgtaatcattaacattttcataagtaactgtaatttaattacacaatttGTCTCAGTAACTgattactattatatttattttgtaattaaattacgtagtttagttacatgtaactagttacacCCCAACATTGAAGAATCTCTAGCATTTTTAATCTCTAAAAATCCTACACAGTGAAAAATAGTTACCGATAAGTAGATGAAAGAAAAACTTTGAATGATCTTTATTTTCAAGAGTGTTTAGTGTGAAAGAAATTTATGCACGGCACCATTAACTCCACCATCTGTTGCAcagtaaataaaatgacttaacTGTGAGGATTTATTACACAGATCTAATAACACAAATTATAAATAGATGAGaactgtttaatttaaaaaaacaaaaacaaaaaaagtcacgTAATGTAGAAAAAACAAGTGATGTTCAACATATTAAAGCAAGACAGAAAATGTGATTCATACCTGGGTAGAAGTCTTTAGATTTGGACAGTTTGATAGTGGCTCCAGTCTCTTTCTGAAGCTGGACGATGGTTTGCCCCCCTTTACCGATGATTGAACCAGCTGCATAGCTGGGAATCAACACCTTCAGGAAATATTCACCCTCCTCTGCAAcacgcacacaaaaaaaacaaacacaaagttaGAGATGAAGCATCtcaattctaatatttttaacaaatcagaTACATGTAATATTGTCTATTTCCACTgtggaagaaataaaaaatgaacagcATTGCACTCTATATAACAGTTAacaattatagttttattttacagtcctgttCCACCTGTACGTACTAGGTACTTATTATAGTGATTAAAATAACTGGGTAATAAATAGGTACTAACTCTGAACCTACCCCTAAACTCAATCAGTTAGCTTATATTACATTACTTTCTTAGATACGTACATTCACATTCAAATACACTGTACACATTCTATAAAATAGAGTGCAACCATAATACTGTTTAAATATACTtgaatatttctttttgttttctgtagtcatgtttaattcagagGATTTTTGGGATGTGTTACACATTTCTGTAAAACCATAGTAAGATTATATAACAGTTTGAAACCCTTATAAAGCCAACCAGAGGCCACATGAGCGTACCATCATTACCTCACCACGGCTCCTCCTTTTGAAACAATATACAAACTCAACATGAAAAGTACCGTCTGGTTCTTTTGTTCACTTCCACTTTTTCATTtctctgtatttctttcttcactctttcttgctctctttctctccctgatgAGTTCCTACTGATTCTGCCTCTGTCCCACTTTTTCCCCATGCAGAGATAAAGTGACCTGCTTTGGGTTGGTAGAGGTCTAAATTTAACCAAACTATCTCTGTGTTTTGTGTCCTTCACTACCTTCTTCgccatctctctttctctcacacacaccaaCGGGCGGCCAGCCGACAAACCGCTCAGATGCTCAGCGTGGAGGTTCAGTGTCACAGTCAGAAGTTAAGGTTTAAGTGCGAGTGTGTGGCGGGTGGTGTGTAGGCAGTCTGTAGCGCTTCACTATACTGAGGCCGTGGGCTTGTGGGTAATTGCCTGGAAGGCTGTTCAGGCAGGAGCATATGGATGCTAAATCCTCAGATTTGTCCTGAAGAACCCAGCCAACAGCGCATAAGTCACTCAGAGGTTCCCGGGGGGGGGGATGAGGCTTCCCTCTCCAACCACAATATTACACATCCTAAACACAACATATGGCCCAGAGTCCATTGCTGAAGCAAGGGAAGAACCAGAAGGTGATTACAACAcatcaaaaagatttttttttttttttacattagagAACTCGTCAAACTCCTTCACCACTAAACATCTAATCACagtgacatcatactgctcaagTCATGTTGAATACCTCATATACCCTTCTAAATGCTACTGCTGGCATAGCT
Encoded here:
- the nova1 gene encoding RNA-binding protein Nova-1 isoform X2, which gives rise to MEEGEYFLKVLIPSYAAGSIIGKGGQTIVQLQKETGATIKLSKSKDFYPGTTERVCLIQGTVEALNGVHNFIAEKVREMPQSSQKTEPVSILQPQTTVNPDRVKQAKLIVPNSTAGLIIGKGGATVKAVMEQSGAWVQLSQKPEGINLQERVVTVSGEPEQNRKAVEIIVQKIQEDPQSSSCLNISYSNITGPVANSNPTGSPFANSTEVLPNAAAAATASTLLGQAGLAGMGGFPAAMSSLSGNDLLAITSALNTLASYGYNTNTLGLGLNPAAASGVLAAVAASANPAAAAAANLLATYASEASGGGGHPAAPSLGGFSLGSLAAATGASNGYLNPSSPLVASSLLGTEKLAEGGKEVVEIAVPENLVGAILGKGGKTLVEYQELTGARIQISKKGEFIPGTRNRKVTITGSPAATQAAQYLISQRITYEQGVRATNPQKVG
- the nova1 gene encoding RNA-binding protein Nova-1 isoform X1; protein product: MMAGGAVQQNGIFSTPQHLSQSPHMDADLADSRKRPLETPTEASSTKRSNTGEEGEYFLKVLIPSYAAGSIIGKGGQTIVQLQKETGATIKLSKSKDFYPGTTERVCLIQGTVEALNGVHNFIAEKVREMPQSSQKTEPVSILQPQTTVNPDRVKQAKLIVPNSTAGLIIGKGGATVKAVMEQSGAWVQLSQKPEGINLQERVVTVSGEPEQNRKAVEIIVQKIQEDPQSSSCLNISYSNITGPVANSNPTGSPFANSTEVLPNAAAAATASTLLGQAGLAGMGGFPAAMSSLSGNDLLAITSALNTLASYGYNTNTLGLGLNPAAASGVLAAVAASANPAAAAAANLLATYASEASGGGGHPAAPSLGGFSLGSLAAATGASNGYLNPSSPLVASSLLGTEKLAEGGKEVVEIAVPENLVGAILGKGGKTLVEYQELTGARIQISKKGEFIPGTRNRKVTITGSPAATQAAQYLISQRITYEQGVRATNPQKVG